Proteins from a single region of Undibacterium sp. KW1:
- the leuA gene encoding 2-isopropylmalate synthase, whose translation MMMSNPAKKYQAFPTIALQDRQWPSRSISKTPIWMSTDLRDGNQALIEPMDAKKKLRFFDMLVKIGLKEIEVAFPSASETDFAFVRKLIEEQRIPDDVTIEVLTQSREDLIRRTIDSVRGAKRAIVHLYNPIAPAFRRIVFGKSREEVKQIATDGTRLIKQLTDAMPETEWVFEYSPETFSMAELDFSKEVCDAVAAIWQPTVERKMIINLPTTVECATPNVYADQIEWMDRNLAQRDAIILSVHPHNDRGTAVAAAELAVMAGADRVEGCLFGNGERTGNVDLVTLALNLYTQGVDPGLDFSDIDSVRQCVEECNQLPVHPRHPYVGDLVFTAFSGSHQDAIKKGFAQQQKDAIWEVPYLPIDPADLGRNYDAVIRVNSQSGKGGMAFLLEQEYGISMPRRMQIEFSRVVQTAADDSGKEMTAQQIHQIFSDSYLAPATPISYQAHHANPVLHHRTSPSDPAQVSLHVDLLHHGQPQAIQGTGHGIVEAQVNACQALGYQVRIIDKQEQQVTQQGRSQYISIMEARVNDGSSQHGAGIADDAATASMRAIISVINRHTNSDTAMQMIAA comes from the coding sequence ATCATGATGAGTAATCCAGCTAAAAAATATCAAGCCTTCCCGACTATCGCTTTGCAGGACAGGCAATGGCCCAGCCGCAGCATCAGCAAAACACCGATATGGATGAGTACGGATTTGCGTGATGGTAACCAGGCGCTGATAGAACCCATGGATGCAAAGAAAAAACTCAGGTTCTTTGACATGCTGGTGAAAATTGGACTCAAAGAAATTGAAGTAGCCTTCCCGTCTGCATCAGAAACAGACTTCGCCTTTGTCCGCAAACTCATAGAAGAACAACGCATACCGGATGACGTGACGATAGAAGTATTGACGCAATCACGTGAAGACCTGATACGCCGCACCATCGATTCCGTGCGTGGTGCCAAACGTGCCATCGTGCATTTGTACAACCCGATAGCACCCGCTTTCCGCCGCATTGTATTTGGCAAATCGCGTGAAGAAGTCAAACAGATCGCCACTGATGGCACCCGTCTCATCAAGCAACTCACTGATGCCATGCCAGAGACAGAATGGGTATTTGAATATTCACCAGAAACCTTCAGCATGGCCGAGCTGGATTTTTCCAAAGAAGTGTGTGATGCCGTTGCCGCCATCTGGCAGCCCACGGTTGAACGCAAGATGATCATCAACTTGCCGACCACAGTCGAATGCGCAACGCCGAATGTGTATGCCGACCAGATCGAATGGATGGACAGGAATCTGGCGCAACGCGATGCCATTATCCTCAGCGTGCATCCTCATAATGACAGGGGCACTGCAGTCGCCGCTGCAGAGCTTGCTGTCATGGCCGGTGCAGACAGGGTTGAAGGCTGCTTGTTTGGAAATGGCGAACGCACCGGCAATGTCGATCTCGTCACGCTGGCCTTGAATTTATATACCCAGGGTGTAGATCCCGGGCTGGATTTTTCTGACATCGATAGCGTCAGGCAGTGCGTGGAAGAATGCAATCAATTGCCTGTGCATCCGCGCCACCCTTATGTCGGTGATCTGGTCTTCACAGCATTTTCTGGCTCCCATCAGGATGCAATTAAAAAAGGCTTCGCCCAGCAACAAAAAGATGCGATATGGGAAGTACCTTACTTGCCGATAGACCCCGCTGACCTTGGCCGCAATTATGATGCCGTGATACGCGTGAATAGTCAGTCTGGCAAAGGTGGCATGGCCTTTTTGCTGGAACAGGAATATGGCATCAGTATGCCGAGACGCATGCAAATTGAATTCAGCCGTGTCGTGCAAACGGCTGCCGATGACAGCGGCAAGGAAATGACGGCGCAACAGATACACCAGATTTTCAGCGACAGCTATCTCGCACCAGCAACACCCATCAGTTATCAAGCTCATCATGCAAACCCGGTCCTGCATCACAGGACATCACCATCTGATCCGGCACAAGTATCCTTGCATGTCGATCTGCTGCACCACGGACAGCCACAAGCTATCCAGGGTACAGGTCATGGTATTGTTGAAGCCCAGGTCAATGCCTGCCAGGCACTTGGCTATCAAGTCAGGATCATCGACAAGCAAGAACAGCAAGTGACACAGCAAGGCCGTTCACAATACATCAGCATCATGGAAGCACGCGTCAATGATGGCAGCAGCCAGCATGGTGCAGGCATAGCTGACGATGCGGCAACGGCCAGCATGCGCGCCATCATCAGTGTCATAAATCGCCATACAAACTCAGATACGGCAATGCAGATGATTGCGGCCTGA
- the lgt gene encoding prolipoprotein diacylglyceryl transferase, with amino-acid sequence MLTHPNPDPVAFHLGPVSVHWYGIMYLIAFAQFIALGRVRLKQPHIAAQGWTREHIDDMLFFGVLGVILGGRLGEVFFYGFSYYMEHPLEIFAVWKGGMSFHGGFIGVLIAMSLWARKAKFHLADVYDFIAPLVPLGYAAGRLGNFINHELPGRIASADLPWAMIWPGIDHPVHPSPIYQALVDGLLAFVILWIYASKARPRLAVGALYVTLYGCARFFTEYFRTPDYEVNILGATISAGQMLSFPMIIGGLLLLGFAYRNNKKSGS; translated from the coding sequence ATGCTGACTCATCCAAATCCTGATCCTGTCGCTTTCCATCTGGGCCCTGTTTCGGTCCACTGGTATGGCATCATGTACCTGATCGCCTTTGCCCAGTTCATTGCCCTGGGCCGCGTCCGGCTCAAACAACCGCATATCGCTGCACAGGGTTGGACACGCGAGCATATCGACGACATGCTGTTTTTTGGTGTACTGGGTGTAATACTTGGTGGCCGTCTGGGTGAAGTGTTTTTCTATGGTTTTTCATATTACATGGAACACCCGCTGGAAATATTTGCGGTTTGGAAAGGTGGTATGTCTTTCCATGGTGGATTCATCGGTGTGCTGATTGCCATGTCGCTATGGGCACGCAAGGCCAAGTTCCACCTTGCAGACGTGTATGACTTCATCGCGCCGCTGGTGCCGCTGGGTTACGCTGCCGGTCGCCTGGGTAATTTCATCAACCATGAATTGCCAGGCCGCATCGCATCAGCAGACCTGCCATGGGCAATGATCTGGCCGGGTATTGACCACCCGGTTCACCCTTCACCTATTTACCAGGCATTGGTAGATGGTTTGCTGGCATTCGTCATACTGTGGATATATGCATCCAAAGCCAGGCCGCGCCTGGCTGTAGGTGCCTTATACGTCACATTGTATGGCTGCGCACGCTTTTTCACGGAATATTTCCGCACCCCGGATTATGAAGTCAATATTCTCGGCGCGACAATTTCAGCCGGGCAGATGCTGTCATTCCCCATGATTATTGGTGGGTTATTGCTATTAGGCTTCGCCTACAGGAACAATAAAAAATCAGGTTCTTGA